From the Candidozyma auris chromosome 2, complete sequence genome, the window CTAGATTGGATGAAATCTGTCGGCAGGTGAAGAATGCGGCGTTGATCGTCGGCGATTCCACATTGCACTCGAAAATGAATGAGGCTcaggagaaaatcaagagaGATATCGTTTTCTGTGCTTCGTTGTATCTATAAATAACCAAAACCTAACTAAAGTTCAGTGTTGCTATGCCGTAAATACCGTTCTTGCCGTCTAAAATCTTTCGCTGAAGAAAGTCTTGGGTAGCTTCACCTTTTCCATAGCGAAACAACAACACACCAAACATCGTATAGAAGCTACCTATAGCAGTTTTGTCTCTAATTGATGCTCGTAACTGATCGGCTTCCTCGCGTGATAATTTTCCATCCACTTGGGCACCTCGACAAGGTATCAAACACTCGTAAAGAAGCTGACGTCCCATAAATTCCGAGATGATTGCATTCATGTCTGTAAAGTAGGAAAGGTGATGATCAATTTCGGAATGAGACATCGATAAATGTGATAAGCTCGGGAAGATCGCTGCCTTTTTCAAGTTGAGGTCAAAATAGCGCTTTCCCCACTCTCGTAGAACATTTTGATGTATATAGCCTTTATCAAAAACGGGGCCAGCCGGCTTTGAATGCTGTTGTATCTTGAAGTTTGCGAGACCGCAGGTGATCAAGAGTAAGTCCTTGAAAGCGAGAGAGAAATATGGATTCAAGAATCTTTGAACATGTGCCGTTCGTGCCTCGAGCAGCTCTTTCAACTCAACATCATAGTGTAAGTTCTCCTCAAGGTCACTATTACGGTGTGACTCGGCACCGTCTATATAAATGGAGTCAAAATTCGTGATGGATCTTAAGTAGTGATGGCAGTCATTGCCGTTTGCCTTCTCGCCCAATAAATTCACGGGGCCTCGgctttttaaaaaaaggTCTTTGCTCAGCACAGCTGAAAAATGATTTAGTCGACGCTGTCGTATTAGGCTTTGGGGCAAGCGTATAGCCATAACGATATGTGATTAAAGTGGTTGTTACTGAATGCGAATCGAGGCACATCGATATACAGTGTCATCGCAGCATCTCATCTCTATACAACCTTGAGCATTGAGATGTCAtcaaagacaaagaagaagtctgcTGGCACAGATCTGAAAACCCAGGCCGACGCTGTGCCTACTTCCTctgcaaagaaagtgaaggtGCCCAAGAGCTTCATCGCAAGACCTTCAGATACGAAGAAGCACACTACTGTGCATTTGCAGTCTCAGATAGCGGAAGCCTTAGAACTTACCAAGGGtcaatttgttgttgtttcAAAGGAAGGCGCTGGAGCTGTCGTTGCAATTCTTGAAGTGGACGATGATTGTGAATCAAACGTGTTGAAGGTTCCACAGGCTCTTCGAGAGTTAGCTGGGATCCTCCTAGGTGATAGACTACAgatatcaaagaaaacttcCCAGCCGACTTATGCTAAGGAAGTTGTGTGCTGTATCGAGAACGGCGCAAAGTGGGACGAAATTTCCAGTGCTGTGAAGCAAGGTGTTGCTGATGTGGGTGTCTTTCAGCCAGGACTTAAGCTAATGGTGAAGGGTAGAGCGGTGACAATTGCAGGTGCCGCAGACAACACCGGATCGGTGGATTCAATCACATCTAAAATCTCACAAATGACGCTAGAATCATCTGTTGATCTGTCGTTGGTTTCCCCAGCATACTTATTTCACTCGTCCATGACATTGAAAGCGACAACAGATGGCTTCGACTATTCTTTGTATCCTCGAGTCCCACGTCCTCTTTCACTCGACCATGTTGGTGGCCTCTCGAAAGCTATCTCATTGCTTCAGTCTACTGTCAAATTACCGCTTCATCACCCCACCCTCTTTTCTGATTTTGGGATATCTCCTCCGAGAGGAATACTTCTTCATGGTCCCCCAGGAACAGGGAAAACTATGCTTCTTAGGTGTGTGGCTTATGAGTGTGGTGCTCATGTACTCATGATAAACGGGCCTTCTGTCGtctccaagtacttggGTGAGACCGAGAATACCATCAGGGAATTATTCGCAGAAGCAGTCAAGTACCAACCCTCTATTATTTTCATGGATGAAATTGATTCTCTAGCTCCCAAAAGGGGATCTGATGATGCGGGAGAAACGGAGTCAAGAGTTGTAGCTACATTACTAACCATGATGGATGGAATGGGTGATTCGGGAAGAGTTGTTGTGGTAGGAGCTACAAATCGACCAAACCTGATTGATCCTGCTCTTCGAAGACCAGGCCGCTTTGACCAGGAAGTAGAGATTGGTATTCCAGATGCAGAAGCTAGAGCAGATATTCTTTCCAAGCAATTGGCTCGCATAAAACCCGAGAAGTGTAATCTTCTGCCTGATGACATAAGCGACATCGCTTCGAAGACACACGGCTATGTTGGAGCTGACTTGGCTGCTTTATGTCGAGAGGGTGTCATGAAGACTATCGCAAGGGGACTTACAGGAAGCCTGGCACCAGTTCGAATTGGCAATATTGCGACTTTGGACTTGACAAATGTAAATCATATTGATTCCACGATCAAAATTGAAAAGGCAGACCTTGAATCTGCCCTTATTGATGTCAGACCTTCAGCCATGCGTGAAATATTCCTCGAAATGCCGAAGATTTCATGGGATGATATCGGTGGTCAGCATGaactcaagcaaaaacTCACTGAAGTCGTCCAACTACCGTTGGAAGCCGCCAATACATTTTCAAGTTTAGGAATCTCAGCACCAAAGGGTGTCCTCCTATACGGACCTCCTGGGTGTTCCAAAACCCTTACCGCAAAGGCATTAGCAAGTGAGTCCGGCTTGAACTTTTTAGCTGTGAAAGGTCCtgaaatcttcaacaagtacgTGGGTGAAAGTGAGCGTACGATTAGAGAGATATTCCGAAAAGCTCGAGCCGCAGCTCCCTcgatcatcttcttcgatgaAATCGATGCCCTTGCATCATCCCGAGAAGAGGCTCTGACACTGGCGGCACAGCATGTGCTAACATCGCTCTTGAACGAGATTGATGGTGTAGAAGAACTCAATGGCGTGGTGATTGTGGCTGCAACAAATAGACCGTCAGAGATAGATCCAGCACTTTTACGTCCAGGGCGTTTGGACAGGCACATCTATGTGGCCCCACCTGATAAAGAGGCAAGGCTTCATATCTTGCATCGTAAATGCCAGAAATTCGACATTGATAATGCGGACAGCCTTTTTGAAGACCTTGCGGAAGCTACCGATGGATGCTCTGGTGCCGAAGTTGCCTTGTTATGCCAAGAAGCTGGGCTTGCCGCTATTATGGAGAATAAAGAGGCtcgaaaagttgaagaaagacacTTTCTTCATGCCTTGAAATCGATCTCAAAGGGTATTACGCCCGAGATGCTAGAGTATTACGAGGATTTTTCTCATAGAAGCGGCCTATCAATGTGATAGGATGCATACACCGACCTACAATATAATACAACCGTCTCCTTCGTGCATTATTGCTGCTTGCAGCCTTCCTCTAActctttctccaaatctTTTGGCAAGTCTTTGgaatcaaaatcaagacCGTCGCCACCGCCTCCCAAAGCTCCCAAATCACCTAAACCGGGGAAATCATTGACATCTCCGACCAACTCTTTTGGTGGGTTTCCAAATTCTTGTAATTTCTCAAGTAACTTGTTGACTTCCTCCCTCTTTTCAGTATTATCATTATCGAATTCAGGgctttcaaaaagtgcCATTATGTCATTGGTAACTTCGTACTGTTTAGTATATCTAGTATGCTCTTCTGAGGGCAATTTgtctttttgttctttcaagaaatcaggGAATTTAGTGTTGAGGTCCTTGATAGGTTCATATAGCACATCCTTAGACGACAACTGCTCTAGCATATCAGTCAAAAGCTTTGACATGTCGAAATCTCCATCAGCACTTCCGCCACCTAAGCCAGCCAAGAGCTGAGTGAGCATGTCTTCAGGGTTGGAGCTAGAAGGATCATTTTTCAATTGCTCGTCGATAGTTTCTCctgatttcttcaatctctccaTAGTGTCTTTCATGACACTGTCAAAATTCTGTGGATCCATAGCCTTTTTAGCATCAGCTCTATGCGTCTTTTCGAATTGCTTCACCAAATGTTCGAACTCATCCTTTGCCTTCGGGTCCTCGATATTGAGATCCTTGATAAGCTCTTCCATATTGATCTGAAAATCGTCCTCCTGATTAGCTTCAGATGGCTTCttggtggtgcttgttGCCTGGCTGTCATCGACGGCTCCTTTTGTCTGCGAGCTAGCGCCACCTGGAGGCTTGCTCAAGACCATTTCGTCGAACTCATCCAACAAGTCGTCcaaatcatcttcttcctcgttCTGAGCTGTCTGAGTCTTTTGTGTTGGCTCATTTTGCTTCGGATCCTTTTGTGTTGGCTCCTTTTTAGGCTCTGCGTTggcttcaactttcttATCCTCGATATCACTCATTGCTTTTAGGAGGAATGGGAGTGGTTGTAGTTTTTACATTGTCCCAGCATGTGGGGACGATTTGACATAGTGTGGAGTGTATGCAGGCGAGGGCCTTGTTTTACCGAGGGATATAAGAGTTCTAATGGTCTTCAATGTGATAATTACTGAAATCCGTGAAAAGAAGGGACATTTGAGAAATGACATCATTTCAAAACACGAAGTGTATAACCTACAGCGAAAccattttttgcattttgtCTTAAGCGTAGTTTTGCTAGCTGAGCGCTTATAAGACTTAGATGGATGCTTAATGTGGGGAGTAGCCCTAATGGAAAAGTCTCGGTATCGTACAAGTATACGTTTGCAAATGAAATGAATTTTCATAAAAAGATGAATGTTAGTGCCTGATGCGAAGCAGAAAGTACATAACATCTCAGTATCAGGCAATATTTAAACTTATTGGATTTGACCCAAGGGTTCGTGGGCAATGTGTCTCGAGAcgtttttcgcagccattttacTACGCTCCTAACCAAAGAGAGATGGCACCCCCATCGGTGGACACAAAGGAAGGATGCAAACAAAAAGCTGAAAATTTCCTaagaagatcatcaaaacaaaacTTTGTTCTTCCCTTTCGACGAATGCGATAAAGTGTAGCCATGGGAGTTCAGGAAAGTCTAGTTTCTAAGTTCAAATAAAGCAGTTGTCCCAGCCTAATTTAGTTGaatcttcctccttcatGTGATCTCGACACAATCAGGCAAGTTACAACAATAACTTTTCAGGCATACATGAGATTTGACGAGTTTAAGTGTGTGGAAGTTGCTGCAAAACTTTCCAACAGGTGCATTCTGATTGTAGAAGCATAATAATGCAGATCATGTGTTTAATCGACAGTGAGGTCTCAAAATCTACTTGATGTCATTGCATTTTGTGATAACAGGCTGCTTTTGATTTATTTGGGTTTACCTGAATTGTTTGACTTTTTCCAGTATCAGGTCTTGTGCTCGGAAACTCATGAACACTTGCCCACTCCTGGCCAAACGAAATAAGCATACTTCAAAGAAATACGTTTGACTTATGAAAAAGACGATATAACACAACGGAAAACGAGAAGCAAACAGTACCCAATGACTTTGGTATCTTTCTATTTTTCTTACCATTCATCTGATTCTCCACAAGCGGCTATCGGGGTCGAGGCTTTCTGCAGGCTCGGTGCTGTCTACTCATGGAAAAATTGACAAGCCTCAGCTGCTTCGATATACCGTAAAATCATCCATAGAGCACCATAAACATCACGCACAACCATGTCTCTCTGTAAAACACGAttgcaagaagagagaaaacaGTGGAGGAGAGATCATCCTTTCGGTTTCTACGCTCGTCCAAAGAAAACTGCCGATGGCTCTCTAGACTTGACCCACTGGGACGCTGGCATTCCAGGTAAACCAAACACTCTTTGGGCTGATGCAACTTTCCCTGTCACTATATACTTTTCAGAAGAGTATCCCTCGAAGCCACCTAAGGTGATGTTTCCTCCAGCGTTTTATCATCCAAACGTGTACCCTAGTGGTACCGTTTGCTTATCTATCTTGAACGAGTCTCAAGATTGGAGACCCGCCATTACTCTAAAGCAGATTCTTTTGGGAATCCAGGAACTCTTGACAAACCCAAACCCTGACTCCCCTGCTCAGGAGCCAGCATGGAAAGCTTTCAGCAAGGATAGAGCCACGTACGAGAAAAAAGTCAAGGAGCAAGCCAAAAAGTACGCCAATGCTTCTTAGCATTGATGTTTTatttaaaaaaaatctaGCAGGCCGCTGCCATGCGCCATTTGTGTATTAAGTGTATTGTATaagaaaatttttcacCCGGAATAAAGGAATAAAGTTGACGAAAGCCCCTAGGGAAAGCAAATTATGGATGTTGATGCTACGTTGCTGAGTTGGAGATCAAGTCACGACTTTTGACGGATCCCTCTCCTACTGAACCCTCGCCCAACTGGGAtgttcctttttctttataGGTACTCACAGCAGGAATATCGGCCTTGATTCGCAGAACCAAAGTCAGATAAGCACGGGGTTCCAATTTGATGAGGGTGTGCAACGGTATCAGCATCCATGGACTCTCCTCTTGTGGCACATTCATGAAGTAAGCATAGAGACAACGCAAGACTGCCTGGTGTGTGATGATCAAAATATTCTCTTGACGTTCTAATTCCATGATGATGGGTTCCAATCGAATGACGATATCTCTGTACAGCTCACCTCCTCGATAACGGTACTCGTACTTGTTGTCATCACGAGCCTTGAAGTCTTCAGGGTACTCcttttcaatctcttcgTAGGTCATGCCATCACACTCTCCAGCATCCAATTCATCCAACGCCTTCCACTcgagctttcttttgtaaGGCAAAAACGACGCAGTTTGTTGCGTTCTCTTTAAAGTGGAAGTCCATACGGTCAAGTTTGTGTGTTTGTGTTCTTCGCCAAGCGATTTGAGAACGAGTTCAGGCAACTTCTTCGCATATCTCCAACCACGTTCAGAAAGGTCCAGATCGCCGCCGATTTGACCTGTCAAATTGTACTGCGACTCGCCGTGTCTTGATAGCCAAATACTTCTAGGTTTAATATGCAAGTTCATAACGTAATACACGATCCTCAGTTCCAAGTAACTTTCGATTCGATTAACGATGATTTGGGACGTGACGTTAACAAGCTTGATAAAGGTCAAGTCAGCGTCGGCAGCCAGATCCATTGTTTCGTAATATTTCTCGTATTGCTTGATTCTGCCCAAGAAATCTTTCGTGGCATACTCGGAGTCGAGATCAACATAGTCAGGCGACGTTGTCTTCACATCAGCGATATTCTGCAAAATCaattcctcgtcatcaCACCAcagctccaaaaaaatGGGCTCGATCAAGTTTTCTCTGCATAGCTTGAGTAACTGAGACCTCCTTTCTCTTGTAGAGTTTGTGGCGTCGAGAATTCCCACCACGCCGTTTTCCTCGGCAAACCACTTCATCATATCACTCACCGCTTTGTTCACAGCCTCGGCTCTGATCTTGACACCTTCTTCATTATCTGGATCAAAAAAGTCATAGGTGGTATCTTCTCTCAGCGTCAAAAGGCGCCTATAAGAGCCGACATTGAAGCACTTGCTCTTTATCGATAGCCACAGAAGGTATCTCACGATCTTCTGGGCAATTAAGGACTTTCCCCGGGCAGGCAACCCGACCATGATCACGCAGATGCGGACATTCTCCACGTGGGAAACTGAATAGACTGGCATGACTACTAGACAAGTGCTGTGTGATTGTTTCCGAAGAAGGGTTTGGCGAAGGTGTATATAGCACTACACGAACGAGTGCGATTCCCcagatttttttttttttttttttcctctctCTTATTGTCTACCTCGTTACTGTCTCGTGCACCCTACATGACCAGTGCTTTGGAAGGAAACATCCAGCTAGAGCCTAATTCAACCGTATTCATGGGCCAAAGCAATTCTTTATCACCCTGGTTGGATTTTA encodes:
- a CDS encoding AAA family ATPase AFG2, whose product is MSSKTKKKSAGTDSKTQADAVPTSSAKKVKVPKSFIARPSDTKKHTTVHLQSQIAEALELTKGQFVVVSKEGAGAVVAILEVDDDCESNVLKVPQALRELAGILLGDRLQISKKTSQPTYAKEVVCCIENGAKWDEISSAVKQGVADVGVFQPGLKLMVKGRAVTIAGAADNTGSVDSITSKISQMTLESSVDSSLVSPAYLFHSSMTLKATTDGFDYSLYPRVPRPLSLDHVGGLSKAISLLQSTVKLPLHHPTLFSDFGISPPRGILLHGPPGTGKTMLLRCVAYECGAHVLMINGPSVVSKYLGETENTIRELFAEAVKYQPSIIFMDEIDSLAPKRGSDDAGETESRVVATLLTMMDGMGDSGRVVVVGATNRPNSIDPALRRPGRFDQEVEIGIPDAEARADILSKQLARIKPEKCNLSPDDISDIASKTHGYVGADLAALCREGVMKTIARGLTGSSAPVRIGNIATLDLTNVNHIDSTIKIEKADLESALIDVRPSAMREIFLEMPKISWDDIGGQHELKQKLTEVVQLPLEAANTFSSLGISAPKGVLLYGPPGCSKTLTAKALASESGLNFLAVKGPEIFNKYVGESERTIREIFRKARAAAPSIIFFDEIDALASSREEASTSAAQHVLTSLLNEIDGVEELNGVVIVAATNRPSEIDPALLRPGRLDRHIYVAPPDKEARLHILHRKCQKFDIDNADSLFEDLAEATDGCSGAEVALLCQEAGLAAIMENKEARKVEERHFLHALKSISKGITPEMLEYYEDFSHRSGLSM
- the PEX19 gene encoding Pex19p → MSDIEDKKVEANAEPKKEPTQKDPKQNEPTQKTQTAQNEEEDDLDDLLDEFDEMVLSKPPGGASSQTKGAVDDSQATSTTKKPSEANQEDDFQINMEELIKDLNIEDPKAKDEFEHLVKQFEKTHRADAKKAMDPQNFDSVMKDTMERLKKSGETIDEQLKNDPSSSNPEDMLTQLLAGLGGGSADGDFDMSKLLTDMLEQLSSKDVLYEPIKDLNTKFPDFLKEQKDKLPSEEHTRYTKQYEVTNDIMALFESPEFDNDNTEKREEVNKLLEKLQEFGNPPKELVGDVNDFPGLGDLGALGGGGDGLDFDSKDLPKDLEKELEEGCKQQ
- a CDS encoding E2 SUMO-conjugating protein UBC9, which translates into the protein MSLCKTRLQEERKQWRRDHPFGFYARPKKTADGSLDLTHWDAGIPGKPNTLWADATFPVTIYFSEEYPSKPPKVMFPPAFYHPNVYPSGTVCLSILNESQDWRPAITLKQILLGIQELLTNPNPDSPAQEPAWKAFSKDRATYEKKVKEQAKKYANAS
- a CDS encoding fructose-2,6-bisphosphatase, which gives rise to MVGLPARGKSLIAQKIVRYLSWLSIKSKCFNVGSYRRLLTSREDTTYDFFDPDNEEGVKIRAEAVNKAVSDMMKWFAEENGVVGILDATNSTRERRSQLLKLCRENLIEPIFLESWCDDEELILQNIADVKTTSPDYVDLDSEYATKDFLGRIKQYEKYYETMDSAADADLTFIKLVNVTSQIIVNRIESYLESRIVYYVMNLHIKPRSIWLSRHGESQYNLTGQIGGDSDLSERGWRYAKKLPELVLKSLGEEHKHTNLTVWTSTLKRTQQTASFLPYKRKLEWKALDELDAGECDGMTYEEIEKEYPEDFKARDDNKYEYRYRGGESYRDIVIRLEPIIMELERQENILIITHQAVLRCLYAYFMNVPQEESPWMSIPLHTLIKLEPRAYSTLVSRIKADIPAVSTYKEKGTSQLGEGSVGEGSVKSRDLISNSAT